In one window of Solanum pennellii chromosome 2, SPENNV200 DNA:
- the LOC107011955 gene encoding lipase-like PAD4: protein MVDIMNTSKSIVITGHSIGGAIASLLTLWLLCRLQTICSVICITFGSPMLGNESFSRAILQKRWAGHFCHVVSQHDIVPRLFFAPSCSFQFISYENKTQLFHVVLDSLGVVSRGECKSSFCPSGSYLFCTNKGAVCVDNGMVVIKLLYFTLLNSSQSSSLEDHLDYADFIRKVQWQFIENRSFMEGSIPKSSYEAGITLALDSLGIASHEVNFADAKEALKKAKKLGRTRNLNSANLAIGLSKINPFRAQIEWFKASCDNSAEQMGYYDSFKQRGASKRGFKVNMNRIKLAQFWDSLIDKLEANELPYDFHKRAKWVNASQFYKLVVEPLDIAEYYRTGMHLVKGHYMQHGRERRYKIFDKWWKTENDTDNPTARSRFASSTQDSCFWARVEEARDSLIKVRAEGDARKFLKMLEDVTKFDQYAKRLIENKEISQDVLAKNSSYTKFIEEWKDLQSQLQLLQPQFP from the exons ATGGTAGACATAATGAACACAAGCAAGTCAATAGTCATAACAGGACACTCAATTGGAGGAGCAATTGCATCCCTCTTAACTCTCTGGCTTCTCTGCCGCCTGCAAACTATTTGCTCTGTCATTTGCATAACATTTGGCTCTCCAATGCTTGGCAATGAGTCCTTCTCCAGAGCCATTCTTCAAAAGAGATGGGCTGGACATTTTTGTCATGTTGTTTCACAGCATGATATTGTCCCAAGACTGTTCTTTGCCCCATCATGTTCTTTCCAGTTTATTTCTTATGAAAACAAGACTCAGCTCTTCCACGTTGTGTTGGATTCTCTTGGAGTTGTGTCAAGAGGTGAATGTAAGAGTTCATTTTGTCCCTCTGGGAGCTACTTGTTCTGCACCAACAAGGGTGCAGTTTGTGTCGATAATGGGATGGTTGTCATTAAGTTGCTTTACTTCACGTTACTGAATAGCTCACAAAGTTCTAGCCTTGAGGATCATCTTGATTATGCTGATTTCATTCGGAAAGTTCAGTGGCAATTTATAGAGAATAGAAGCTTCATGGAAGGCAGTATACCCAAGTCAAGCTATGAAGCAGGGATAACATTGGCACTGGACTCACTAGGAATAGCTTCTCAT GAAGTGAACTTCGCAGATGCTAAGGAAGCCCTAAAAAAGGCAAAAAAGTTGGGTCGAACTCGCAACCTCAACAGCGCCAACCTTGCAATTGGTTTATCCAAAATCAATCCATTCAGAGCACAGATAGAGTGGTTTAAAGCATCTTGTGACAATTCTGCTGAACAAATGGGATATTACGATTCATTCAAGCAAAGAGGTGCCTCGAAAAGAGGCTTTAAGGTCAATATGAACAGGATCAAACTTGCTCAGTTTTGGGATTCTTTGATTGACAAGTTGGAAGCTAATGAACTGCCCTATGATTTTCACAAACGTGCAAAGTGGGTAAATGCTTCTCAGTTCTACAAACTTGTTGTCGAGCCACTTGATATTGCAGAGTACTACAGGACTGGGATGCATCTTGTGAAAGGCCACTACATGCAGCATGGAAGGGAACGAAGGTACAAGATTTTCGATAAGTGGTGGAAAACTGAGAATGACACTGATAATCCTACTGCAAGGAGCCGGTTTGCGAGTTCTACACAAGATTCATGCTTTTGGGCTCGCGTTGAGGAGGCAAGAGACAGTCTTATTAAGGTGAGAGCTGAGGGTGATGCAAGAAAGTTTCTCAAGATGTTGGAAGATGTGACAAAGTTTGATCAATATGCTAAAAGATTGATCGAAAATAAGGAGATTTCGCAGGATGTTTTGGCCAAAAACTCAAGCTACACTAAGTTTATAGAGGAATGGAAGGACTTGCAGTCTCAGTTACAGCTGCTCCAACCTCAGTTTCCTTGA